A genomic region of Oscillatoria sp. FACHB-1407 contains the following coding sequences:
- the bioF gene encoding 8-amino-7-oxononanoate synthase gives MVEAKLFNKFEFVEQKLQQRREAHQFRVVAAFDPDSSVQGTRGDRSFLNFSSNDYLGLSKHPHLIETAQRYTQRYGTGATASRLVTGTYPIHQQLEHQLAIACGYEATLLFSSGFQANSTVLPALLDASALVLCDRLVHNSLIQGILASHARFMRYRHNDLTHLKSLLEKAARQSYSRIMIVSETVFSMDGDRSDVTALVQLAQDYNAILYLDDAHALGVMGKQGMGLAAHQPGIDIVVGTFGKAFGAFGAFVACSQKLRDYLVNYCPGFIYTTALPPAVVGAIAAALELVPTLGAERQHLNHLADHLRQQLSQLNYDPGNSSSQIVPVMVGDEAKTLRLSQWLEQRGMLAIAIRPPTVEPGTARLRVALSSQHTVAQVDALIHAIGEWHESSH, from the coding sequence GTGGTCGAGGCAAAGCTGTTTAATAAGTTCGAGTTTGTAGAGCAGAAATTGCAGCAACGCCGCGAAGCGCATCAGTTTCGAGTGGTTGCTGCCTTTGATCCAGATAGCAGTGTTCAAGGCACAAGAGGCGATCGCTCCTTCCTGAATTTCAGTTCTAATGACTATTTGGGCTTATCAAAGCATCCCCATCTGATTGAAACCGCCCAACGCTATACTCAACGCTATGGCACAGGAGCAACCGCTTCTCGTCTGGTGACAGGCACTTACCCGATTCATCAACAGTTAGAGCACCAGTTAGCGATCGCCTGTGGATACGAAGCCACTCTGCTGTTTAGTTCTGGTTTTCAAGCCAACTCAACGGTTTTGCCTGCATTACTGGATGCCTCGGCGTTGGTGTTGTGCGATCGCCTGGTACACAACAGCTTAATTCAGGGCATTCTCGCCAGTCATGCCCGGTTCATGCGCTATCGACATAATGATCTGACCCATCTCAAAAGCCTATTGGAAAAAGCTGCTCGGCAGTCTTATAGTCGCATCATGATCGTCTCTGAAACGGTCTTTAGCATGGATGGCGATCGCAGTGATGTGACCGCTTTGGTGCAATTAGCGCAAGACTACAATGCCATTCTTTACCTTGATGATGCTCATGCGTTGGGGGTGATGGGCAAACAGGGCATGGGTCTGGCAGCCCATCAACCCGGAATTGATATTGTAGTCGGCACCTTTGGCAAGGCATTTGGGGCGTTTGGAGCCTTTGTCGCGTGCTCTCAAAAACTTCGGGATTACCTGGTAAACTATTGCCCCGGATTTATCTACACGACGGCTTTGCCACCTGCGGTGGTTGGAGCGATCGCCGCAGCCCTGGAGCTAGTTCCCACACTGGGCGCAGAACGGCAGCATCTCAACCACCTTGCCGACCATTTGCGGCAGCAGTTGAGCCAGTTAAACTACGACCCCGGCAACTCCAGTTCGCAAATTGTGCCTGTGATGGTGGGTGACGAAGCAAAGACCCTGCGTCTGTCCCAATGGCTCGAACAACGCGGTATGTTGGCGATCGCCATTCGTCCTCCAACCGTTGAACCGGGAACAGCCCGTTTGCGGGTTGCTCTGTCAAGCCAGCACACCGTTGCACAGGTTGATGCGTTGATTCATGCGATCGGGGAGTGGCATGAGTCAAGCCATTGA
- a CDS encoding alpha/beta hydrolase, whose translation MSQAIEAIAYHGWGFDQQCWASWKTHFAEHGIALQTFDRGYFGESHAAKFANHSHKVVMVHSYGLHLCPPEHLSQADLLVIFASFVQFHPQGERDKRRSQRVLQQMIQGCQQHPQAVLDQFYTNCGLPPDHDLRNRTVTNHDQLVIDLQGLNTARFEIHQLNSIPNIVIFHGVMDQIVPHSKGEEWLESLPNQTDLFLISNAEHALPFTHTHECWQTLSEKFL comes from the coding sequence ATGAGTCAAGCCATTGAAGCGATCGCCTATCATGGTTGGGGTTTTGACCAACAGTGTTGGGCATCCTGGAAAACGCACTTTGCCGAGCACGGGATTGCGCTGCAAACGTTCGATCGTGGCTATTTTGGCGAATCTCATGCTGCCAAATTTGCAAATCACTCCCACAAAGTAGTGATGGTGCACTCGTATGGATTGCATCTGTGTCCTCCAGAGCACCTGTCTCAGGCGGATCTATTAGTCATCTTCGCCAGTTTTGTGCAGTTTCATCCCCAGGGCGAGCGGGATAAGCGGCGATCGCAACGGGTCTTGCAACAGATGATTCAAGGATGTCAACAGCATCCTCAAGCTGTGTTAGACCAGTTTTATACAAACTGTGGTCTACCGCCAGACCACGACTTGAGAAACCGCACTGTGACAAATCACGATCAGTTAGTGATCGATTTGCAAGGGTTAAATACAGCCCGTTTTGAGATCCATCAATTAAACTCTATTCCTAACATCGTTATTTTTCATGGGGTGATGGATCAGATCGTGCCACACAGTAAAGGAGAAGAGTGGTTGGAGTCATTGCCGAATCAAACTGATCTCTTTTTAATTTCAAACGCAGAACATGCATTGCCATTTACCCACACGCACGAGTGTTGGCAAACTTTGAGTGAAAAGTTTCTATAA
- a CDS encoding methyltransferase domain-containing protein — MNYKHQVADSFSHATSTYDTNAIVQQQCARELMTLLRSHQCHLPPGDVLEIGCGTGFVTQQLIECCGDRTLEITDISLNMLNQCQQNLRLTSEQRQQIVFKQLDGEAIDVNPDQYAIIVSNFVVQWFEQPAQSLKKLMATLKPNGLLLVSFPTHRSFPEWQHLCQQMDLPFTANPMPDPKDLTQQLTDPTVNCVCYEQTMSVFYNRAIDFFRSLKLIGAGLSRCQQKLSSLQMKQLIRGWNETNPTGIQVSYHIAFLVVQRSQ; from the coding sequence GTGAATTACAAACATCAAGTCGCAGACAGCTTTAGTCACGCAACATCAACCTACGACACTAACGCCATCGTGCAACAACAGTGTGCCCGTGAGTTAATGACACTGTTGCGATCGCACCAATGCCATTTACCACCCGGAGATGTTTTAGAGATCGGCTGTGGTACAGGATTTGTAACTCAACAGTTAATTGAATGTTGTGGCGATCGCACGTTAGAGATCACAGACATTTCTCTAAATATGTTGAATCAATGTCAACAAAACTTGCGATTAACTTCTGAACAACGCCAGCAGATTGTGTTTAAGCAGTTGGACGGTGAAGCCATTGATGTGAATCCAGATCAGTATGCGATCATAGTCAGCAACTTTGTAGTGCAATGGTTTGAGCAACCTGCTCAAAGTCTCAAGAAACTGATGGCAACGCTAAAGCCCAATGGATTGCTTTTAGTCTCTTTTCCAACGCATCGCAGTTTTCCAGAATGGCAACACCTCTGTCAACAAATGGATTTGCCATTTACCGCTAATCCAATGCCTGATCCAAAAGATTTGACGCAGCAGCTTACTGATCCAACCGTGAATTGTGTGTGTTACGAGCAGACCATGAGTGTGTTTTACAATCGGGCGATCGATTTCTTTAGAAGTTTGAAGTTGATCGGTGCAGGTTTAAGTCGATGTCAACAAAAGCTTTCTTCTCTACAAATGAAACAGTTAATTCGCGGTTGGAATGAGACCAATCCAACTGGAATTCAAGTGTCTTATCACATTGCTTTTTTAGTGGTTCAACGCTCTCAATAA
- the bioD gene encoding dethiobiotin synthase has translation MNSFQFPDRFFVTGTDTNVGKTVVSAMLTLGLEGTYWKPVQSGLEPMTDTDYVRSVTQLDETHFLPERFRLTQPLSPHRSAELDGVEIHLADFQFPKVLPTYPLIVEGAGGLLVPLNKTDLIIDLIQHLSLPVCLVARTQLGTINHTLLSIRQLQQANIPILGVIMNGELNPSNREAIAHYGQVPILGELEPLTVVTPSTLKSAFKKLFGS, from the coding sequence GTGAATTCTTTTCAATTTCCCGATCGCTTTTTTGTTACAGGTACCGATACCAACGTCGGCAAAACGGTCGTTTCTGCCATGTTGACCCTTGGACTAGAGGGCACCTACTGGAAGCCCGTTCAATCCGGTTTAGAACCGATGACTGATACCGACTATGTGCGATCGGTGACGCAACTCGACGAAACTCACTTCCTACCCGAACGGTTTCGCCTGACGCAACCCCTCTCACCCCATCGCTCGGCTGAACTGGATGGGGTCGAGATTCACCTGGCTGACTTTCAGTTTCCCAAGGTTCTTCCAACCTATCCCCTGATTGTGGAAGGGGCAGGAGGGCTGCTGGTGCCGCTCAACAAAACCGACCTGATCATTGATCTGATCCAACATTTGAGCCTGCCCGTTTGCCTGGTGGCTCGTACCCAGTTGGGAACCATTAACCACACCCTGCTCTCGATTAGACAACTGCAACAAGCCAACATTCCCATTCTGGGTGTCATTATGAATGGGGAACTCAACCCCTCTAACCGAGAGGCGATCGCTCACTATGGGCAAGTTCCTATTTTAGGAGAGTTGGAACCGCTGACGGTCGTTACACCAAGTACGCTCAAATCGGCTTTCAAGAAATTATTCGGCTCTTGA
- the bioA gene encoding adenosylmethionine--8-amino-7-oxononanoate transaminase yields MQHIWYPFTQAKTAPPPLKVKSAHGAWLELDNGQRILDCISSWWVNLHGHSHPAIAAAIYEQAKQLEHVIFAGFTHDPAEQLANLLLQRLPEPLSRVFFSDNGSTAVEVALKMAYQYWHNQRQTRTTFIAFEGAYHGDTVGAMSVGARSLFSEVFSDLLFDVKYVPFPGIHIGDDQVQAREEEALAKLETVLQQGGDRVAAILIEPLVQGVAGMQICRPAFLQQVQQLAHRHGTLLIFDEVMTGFGRTGDWFACLKAGVTPDIICLSKGLTGGSLPLALTVCTEQIYNAFYSDDPMHTFYHGHSYTANPLGCAAAIASWQLMHENEPRFKGMEALHRQHLSDLQDHPRLEKLRVIGTIAAMDIVTDDEPGYLNQISHVIREKAIAAGLFLRPLGEVLYLMPPYCITEDELAFVYSRIKAMI; encoded by the coding sequence ATGCAGCACATCTGGTATCCCTTCACTCAAGCAAAGACGGCTCCCCCACCCCTCAAGGTCAAATCGGCTCATGGAGCATGGCTCGAACTAGACAACGGTCAGCGCATTCTCGACTGTATTTCAAGCTGGTGGGTTAACTTACATGGGCATTCTCATCCTGCGATCGCCGCTGCTATCTATGAGCAAGCCAAACAGCTGGAACACGTCATCTTTGCCGGGTTCACCCACGATCCTGCGGAACAGTTAGCCAACCTCCTATTGCAACGCCTGCCCGAACCTCTGAGCCGAGTTTTTTTCTCAGACAACGGCTCCACAGCGGTTGAAGTAGCCCTCAAAATGGCGTACCAGTATTGGCACAACCAACGGCAGACCCGGACGACGTTCATTGCTTTTGAGGGGGCTTATCACGGAGATACCGTTGGGGCGATGTCGGTAGGGGCGCGATCGCTCTTTTCCGAGGTCTTCTCCGATCTGCTGTTTGATGTGAAATATGTCCCGTTTCCGGGAATCCACATCGGGGATGATCAGGTGCAAGCCAGAGAAGAGGAGGCATTGGCGAAACTTGAAACTGTGTTGCAGCAAGGGGGCGATCGCGTTGCCGCCATTCTGATCGAACCTCTGGTACAGGGAGTCGCTGGAATGCAGATTTGTAGACCAGCGTTTTTGCAACAGGTGCAACAACTCGCCCACCGTCACGGCACGCTGCTGATTTTTGACGAAGTGATGACCGGGTTTGGGCGCACCGGAGATTGGTTTGCCTGCCTCAAAGCCGGGGTGACTCCCGATATCATTTGCCTCTCCAAAGGATTAACAGGTGGCTCATTGCCTCTAGCTCTCACCGTTTGCACAGAGCAAATCTACAACGCTTTCTACAGCGATGATCCGATGCACACCTTCTATCACGGGCATAGCTACACCGCAAATCCCCTCGGTTGTGCCGCAGCGATCGCCTCCTGGCAACTGATGCACGAGAACGAACCCCGATTTAAGGGAATGGAAGCCCTGCATCGACAGCATTTAAGCGACCTGCAAGACCATCCTCGTTTGGAGAAACTGCGCGTCATCGGGACGATCGCCGCAATGGATATCGTCACTGATGACGAACCTGGATACCTCAACCAAATTTCTCACGTCATTCGCGAAAAGGCGATCGCGGCAGGTCTATTCCTGCGTCCGTTAGGGGAAGTACTCTACCTGATGCCGCCCTATTGCATCACGGAGGATGAACTGGCGTTTGTGTATAGCCGCATCAAGGCTATGATTTGA
- the bioB gene encoding biotin synthase BioB — MTALRHDWTTAEILDLLQQPLLDLVYQAQTVHRQHNPSNEVQLATLMSVKTGGCAENCAYCPQSAHYQTEVEKTAIAQVEEVLNRAQQAKTLGASRFCMGWAWREIREGASFDAMLDMVRGVRELGLEACVTAGMLTDSQAQRLAEAGLTAYNHNLDTSPEYYDQIITTRTYSDRLQTLDRVRQAGMTVCCGGIIGMGETLSDRARLLEVLANLDPHPESVPINALVAVAGTPLEQQPPIDSFELVRMCATARILMPTSRIRLSAGRTQLNREAQALCFLAGVNSIFYGEQLLTTANPEIQSDRQLLADLNLKATELV; from the coding sequence ATGACTGCACTGCGCCACGACTGGACAACTGCTGAAATTCTGGATCTGCTGCAACAACCCTTACTGGATTTGGTCTACCAGGCTCAAACCGTGCATCGTCAGCACAATCCCAGCAACGAGGTGCAGTTAGCGACTCTAATGAGTGTCAAAACGGGGGGATGTGCCGAAAATTGCGCCTATTGCCCTCAATCGGCTCACTATCAGACTGAGGTGGAGAAAACAGCGATCGCCCAGGTTGAAGAAGTCCTCAACCGAGCACAGCAAGCCAAAACCCTGGGGGCAAGTCGGTTTTGCATGGGTTGGGCATGGCGCGAGATTCGCGAAGGCGCATCCTTTGACGCCATGTTAGATATGGTTCGGGGAGTCCGGGAATTGGGGCTAGAAGCCTGTGTCACAGCGGGAATGTTGACCGACTCTCAAGCGCAGCGATTGGCAGAGGCAGGGCTAACCGCCTATAACCACAACCTCGACACCAGCCCAGAATACTACGACCAAATCATCACCACTCGCACTTATAGCGATCGCCTGCAAACCCTAGACCGTGTACGGCAGGCAGGCATGACCGTCTGTTGTGGTGGCATCATTGGCATGGGCGAAACCTTGAGCGATCGCGCCCGTTTGTTAGAAGTGTTGGCGAATCTCGATCCCCATCCAGAGAGCGTGCCCATTAATGCACTGGTAGCCGTGGCAGGAACCCCGTTAGAGCAGCAACCCCCGATTGATTCCTTTGAGTTGGTGCGGATGTGCGCCACCGCTCGAATTCTCATGCCCACCAGTCGCATTCGCCTCAGTGCCGGACGGACTCAACTCAACCGGGAAGCACAAGCCCTATGCTTTTTAGCCGGGGTCAACTCCATCTTTTATGGCGAGCAACTGCTGACCACCGCCAACCCAGAGATTCAGAGCGATCGCCAACTGTTAGCCGACCTCAACCTCAAAGCCACTGAGTTGGTATAG
- a CDS encoding Uma2 family endonuclease, with protein sequence MTSLLPISQSVDVVYPSSDGEPVAETYLHFYALLVTLEVLRQYLEGQQATILGNQFLYYAQGYPKLRVAPDVMVIFDVAPGGRDNYKIWEEGQTPSVIFEMTSEGTKNQDETFKKTLYEQLEVKEYWLFDPKGEWIPEQLRGYRLRGDIYEPITDGRSDPLKLRLEVDGQLIAFYREDTGEKLLIPGELAQALREESKARQEAEARAEEARQRAEQAELQVQQLKEQLRSLGVDPDNLPG encoded by the coding sequence ATGACCAGCCTCTTACCTATCTCTCAATCCGTGGATGTCGTTTACCCCAGTTCAGATGGTGAACCTGTGGCAGAAACCTATCTCCATTTCTACGCTTTGCTGGTCACATTAGAAGTTTTACGACAATATCTGGAAGGGCAGCAAGCCACCATTTTGGGAAATCAGTTTCTTTACTATGCTCAGGGATATCCCAAACTACGGGTTGCCCCAGATGTCATGGTGATTTTTGATGTGGCTCCGGGTGGGCGCGACAACTACAAAATTTGGGAAGAAGGTCAAACGCCATCCGTCATCTTTGAGATGACCTCAGAGGGCACAAAAAATCAGGATGAAACCTTCAAAAAAACCCTGTATGAGCAACTGGAGGTCAAGGAGTACTGGCTGTTTGACCCCAAAGGTGAATGGATTCCTGAACAGTTGCGGGGCTATCGTTTACGGGGTGACATCTACGAGCCAATTACCGATGGACGCAGCGATCCCCTTAAATTACGGCTAGAGGTCGATGGGCAGTTGATCGCCTTCTACCGAGAAGACACTGGAGAAAAGCTTCTGATTCCAGGCGAGTTGGCACAGGCACTGCGAGAAGAGAGCAAAGCACGCCAGGAAGCCGAAGCACGGGCAGAAGAAGCTCGTCAACGGGCAGAACAGGCTGAATTGCAGGTGCAACAGCTTAAGGAACAGTTGCGATCGCTCGGCGTTGATCCAGATAACCTACCGGGATAG
- a CDS encoding peroxiredoxin produces MALQLGDTVPNFTQSSSEGDINFYEWAGDSWVVLFSHPADYTPVCTTELGEVAKLKPEFDKRNVKVIALSVDDANSHAGWISDINETQNTTVNYPILADADKAVSDLYGMIHPNANAKVTVRSVFVIDPQKKLRLTITYPPSTGRNFEEILRVIDSLQLTDNYGVATPVNWKDGDDVVVVPSIPTEEAKQKFPKGLTEVKPYLRMTPQPNK; encoded by the coding sequence ATGGCTCTTCAACTTGGTGATACGGTGCCCAATTTTACTCAATCCTCTAGTGAAGGGGATATCAATTTTTATGAGTGGGCAGGTGATAGTTGGGTCGTGTTGTTCTCTCACCCCGCAGACTACACCCCTGTTTGCACAACTGAATTAGGCGAAGTTGCAAAACTCAAGCCTGAATTTGACAAGCGCAACGTTAAAGTAATTGCACTTAGCGTTGACGATGCTAACTCCCATGCAGGTTGGATTAGCGACATCAATGAAACTCAAAACACCACGGTTAACTATCCCATTCTGGCGGACGCAGACAAGGCAGTGTCTGACCTGTATGGCATGATTCACCCCAATGCGAACGCCAAGGTGACTGTTCGCTCGGTGTTTGTGATTGACCCTCAAAAGAAATTGCGGTTGACAATCACCTATCCACCCAGCACTGGACGTAATTTTGAAGAAATTCTCCGGGTGATCGACTCGTTGCAACTGACCGACAACTATGGTGTTGCAACTCCAGTCAACTGGAAGGATGGTGATGATGTGGTTGTGGTTCCTTCGATTCCGACTGAGGAAGCCAAGCAGAAGTTTCCTAAGGGTCTGACCGAAGTGAAGCCTTACCTGCGGATGACTCCTCAGCCCAACAAATAA
- a CDS encoding DMT family transporter — protein sequence MLHQTSGRWQLGFALAMTTAILWGVLPIALKVALQAVDVYTVIWFRFLVSFGLLALFLAVRGQLPEIQKLRSARLDLLAIATIFLALNYLGFMEGLHQTSPTNSQVIIQTAPVFFGMGALWIFKERYTLQQWLGLGGLILGMTLFFDDQLRSLATASTQYLLGTGILVAAAAVWAVYALAQKQLLQQLSSSVIMLVIYGGSALLFTPFASPEQLLNLTPLQWGMLVFSAFNTFLAYGAFAEALDHWEASRVSAVLSMTPIITLISVSVGAAIAPAIVAREPITLLGITGAMFVVLGSLAIALGRRTPQQLKPNH from the coding sequence ATGCTTCACCAAACATCGGGGCGGTGGCAATTGGGTTTTGCCCTGGCGATGACCACAGCGATATTGTGGGGGGTTTTGCCCATTGCGCTCAAGGTTGCTCTGCAAGCGGTTGATGTGTACACAGTCATTTGGTTTCGGTTTCTTGTATCGTTTGGCTTATTAGCCCTGTTTCTGGCGGTACGTGGGCAGTTGCCAGAGATACAAAAACTGCGGTCGGCTCGATTAGACTTGTTGGCGATCGCCACCATATTTTTAGCACTGAACTATCTTGGGTTTATGGAGGGGTTACACCAAACCTCGCCGACTAACTCACAGGTGATTATTCAAACGGCTCCTGTTTTCTTTGGGATGGGAGCCTTGTGGATCTTCAAAGAACGCTATACCCTCCAGCAGTGGCTTGGGTTGGGTGGGTTAATTTTAGGGATGACGCTCTTCTTTGATGACCAACTGCGATCGCTAGCTACAGCCTCAACTCAATATTTACTGGGAACTGGCATTTTAGTAGCTGCTGCTGCCGTGTGGGCAGTCTATGCCCTGGCACAAAAACAACTGCTGCAACAATTATCATCGTCGGTCATTATGCTGGTGATTTATGGCGGCAGTGCGTTGTTGTTTACGCCGTTTGCTTCGCCAGAGCAATTGCTAAATCTGACCCCGTTACAGTGGGGCATGTTGGTGTTTAGTGCCTTCAACACGTTCTTGGCGTATGGGGCATTTGCCGAGGCACTTGACCACTGGGAAGCGTCGCGGGTCAGCGCAGTCTTATCGATGACACCGATTATCACCCTGATCTCGGTGAGTGTAGGAGCGGCGATCGCCCCTGCCATTGTTGCACGAGAGCCAATTACCTTACTTGGGATTACAGGAGCGATGTTTGTTGTGTTGGGTTCGCTGGCGATCGCGCTTGGTCGCCGCACACCACAGCAGTTAAAACCCAATCACTGA